The following coding sequences are from one Veillonella rodentium window:
- the meaB gene encoding methylmalonyl Co-A mutase-associated GTPase MeaB: MTDKKRTAPDELRNTQDATFTSGESNAPELGVKNASAEGGTYRPDWVPEEAKADDTYACHVMKGVKEMHDGLVTSSAHLAPSSRPVQRRKKLTVADYVHGIEQGDRVILSRAITLVESNNTMHFQTAQQVLQAVLPRTGKALRIGITGVPGAGKSTVIEAFGNMLIEAGYKVAVLAVDPTSQVTKGSILGDKTRMETLTKHPNAYIRPSPAGGTLGGVARKSRETMLLCEAAGYDIILVETVGVGQSEVTVRSMVDFFMLIVLTGAGDELQGIKKGVMELADAIVVNKADGDNLKRALIARSDYDRMLHYIRPATEKWKTRAYTCSAVTKDGLPELWEVIEEFAEQCKENGVFLKRRQEQSLQWVRDMIDEHLHNLFFNNVVIQGRMGEVEAAVLNGKMSESQAVEELIGIFDKSIK, encoded by the coding sequence ATGACTGATAAGAAACGGACTGCTCCGGATGAATTGCGTAACACGCAGGACGCTACTTTTACCTCCGGTGAAAGTAACGCCCCCGAACTGGGTGTAAAAAACGCAAGCGCCGAGGGCGGTACCTATCGTCCCGACTGGGTGCCGGAAGAAGCGAAAGCGGATGACACGTACGCGTGTCACGTGATGAAGGGCGTCAAGGAAATGCATGACGGCCTCGTGACGAGCTCCGCTCATCTGGCCCCGTCGTCACGACCCGTGCAGCGACGTAAAAAGCTGACCGTTGCTGATTATGTGCACGGTATCGAGCAGGGTGACCGCGTCATACTTTCACGGGCCATTACATTGGTTGAAAGTAATAATACAATGCATTTTCAAACGGCACAGCAGGTGCTGCAGGCTGTGTTGCCCCGTACGGGCAAGGCGTTGCGCATCGGCATAACAGGTGTGCCGGGAGCCGGTAAAAGTACCGTTATTGAAGCCTTCGGCAACATGCTCATTGAAGCGGGTTACAAGGTGGCGGTTCTTGCGGTGGATCCGACGAGTCAGGTCACGAAGGGCAGTATTCTGGGCGATAAGACGCGTATGGAAACATTGACGAAACATCCGAATGCGTATATTCGTCCGTCCCCTGCGGGCGGCACATTGGGCGGCGTAGCCCGTAAAAGTAGAGAAACTATGCTGCTGTGTGAAGCGGCGGGATATGATATTATCCTCGTGGAGACCGTCGGTGTCGGTCAAAGTGAGGTCACCGTCCGCTCCATGGTGGACTTCTTTATGCTCATCGTTCTCACCGGTGCCGGTGATGAACTGCAGGGCATTAAAAAAGGCGTTATGGAACTGGCGGACGCCATCGTAGTCAATAAGGCGGATGGGGATAACCTTAAACGGGCCCTCATTGCGCGCAGCGATTACGACCGGATGTTGCATTACATCCGTCCGGCTACGGAAAAATGGAAGACTCGGGCCTATACTTGCTCGGCTGTTACTAAAGACGGCCTGCCCGAGCTATGGGAGGTTATCGAAGAGTTCGCCGAACAATGCAAGGAAAACGGAGTGTTCCTCAAACGACGTCAGGAACAGTCCTTACAATGGGTGCGCGACATGATTGATGAACACTTGCACAACCTGTTCTTTAATAATGTTGTCATTCAAGGGCGCATGGGCGAAGTGGAAGCGGCCGTACTGAACGGTAAAATGAGCGAATCGCAGGCCGTAGAAGAACTGATCGGAATCTTTGATAAATCGATTAAATAG
- a CDS encoding ExbD/TolR family protein — protein MRRRTLGVKKEPAIMIIPMIDIVFFLLVFFMIGTLYMNSEQQIPISLPSTSTSSAKSIEPKTITLTSNHRLFLDDSELDGEALAGAVQQIVTENPRQAFVVRAAKDVVYNDVITLLDLLKVNGAKYISVATERK, from the coding sequence ATGAGACGACGTACATTAGGTGTAAAAAAGGAACCGGCCATCATGATTATCCCCATGATCGATATCGTGTTTTTTCTGCTCGTATTTTTCATGATCGGCACGCTGTACATGAATTCGGAGCAGCAGATTCCGATCAGTTTGCCGAGTACTTCGACTTCATCGGCGAAGTCCATCGAGCCGAAAACGATTACGCTCACCTCGAATCATCGGCTGTTCCTCGATGACAGCGAGCTTGACGGAGAGGCGTTGGCCGGTGCGGTGCAACAGATCGTGACGGAAAATCCGCGGCAGGCTTTTGTCGTTCGTGCCGCCAAGGATGTCGTGTATAACGATGTCATTACGTTGCTTGATCTGCTCAAGGTGAACGGCGCCAAGTATATTAGTGTAGCGACGGAGCGCAAATAG
- the scpA gene encoding methylmalonyl-CoA mutase has translation MFKNPDFSSLGLGTQTATSRDAWLAELQKETGKSFEELYNTTMEQIQVKPLYTERDYEGMTHLDYMAGVPPYLRGPYSTMYVTRPWTVRQYAGFSTAEESNAFYRRNLAAGQKGLSIAFDLATHRGYDSDHPRVVGDVGKAGVAVDSILDMEILFSGIPLDQMSVSMTMNGAVLPVMAFYILAGEEQGVDKKVMAGTIQNDILKEFMVRNTYIYPPATSMRIIGDIFAYTSQNMPKFNSISISGYHMQEAGATADIELGYTLADGLEYIRTGVNAGLHVDQFAPRLSFFWAIGKNYFMEVAKMRAARMLWAKIIKSFGSENPKSMALRTHSQTSGWSLTEQDPFNNVARTCMEAMGAALGHTQSLHTNALDEAIALPTDFSARIARNTQLYIQDETKVCKVIDPWGGSYYVEALTDELIRRAWGHIQEIESLGGMAKAIDTGLPKMRIEEAAARRQARIDSGREAIIGINKYRLDKEDPLDILDVDNTAVREAQIRRLEQLRANRDEEKVQSCLEAITNATESGEGNLLALALEAARARASLGEISFAVEKVCGRHKAVIRSISGVYSSEFEDDDVIREVRQMADDFEEIEGRRPRIMIAKMGQDGHDRGAKVIATSFADMGFDVDIGPLFQTPEETAQDAVDNDVHIVGFSSLAAGHKTLLPQLVEELNKRGRGDILVAIGGVIPAQDYEFLREHGAVAIFGPGTVLPVAAKKLLETLSSHVQEESND, from the coding sequence ATGTTTAAAAATCCAGACTTCTCCTCTCTTGGCTTGGGAACCCAGACGGCTACATCTCGCGATGCATGGCTTGCTGAACTCCAAAAGGAAACGGGAAAAAGCTTTGAAGAGTTATACAATACGACGATGGAACAGATTCAGGTGAAACCGCTCTATACGGAGAGGGATTATGAAGGAATGACACATCTCGATTACATGGCCGGTGTGCCTCCGTATTTGCGCGGACCTTATTCCACGATGTATGTAACGCGTCCTTGGACGGTTCGTCAGTACGCCGGTTTCTCCACAGCGGAAGAATCCAATGCGTTCTATCGCCGTAACTTGGCAGCCGGTCAGAAGGGTTTGTCTATCGCCTTTGACCTTGCCACTCACCGCGGCTATGACTCCGACCATCCACGCGTTGTGGGCGACGTCGGTAAAGCGGGCGTTGCGGTGGATTCCATCCTGGATATGGAAATTCTGTTCTCCGGTATTCCTCTTGATCAGATGTCCGTATCCATGACCATGAACGGCGCCGTTTTGCCGGTAATGGCGTTCTACATCTTAGCCGGTGAAGAACAGGGCGTAGATAAAAAGGTTATGGCCGGCACAATTCAAAACGATATTTTGAAAGAATTCATGGTGCGTAATACATATATCTATCCTCCGGCTACATCCATGCGTATCATCGGGGATATCTTCGCGTATACATCGCAAAATATGCCGAAGTTTAACAGCATCTCCATTTCCGGTTACCATATGCAGGAAGCGGGCGCTACGGCGGATATCGAATTGGGTTATACATTGGCCGACGGTCTCGAGTACATCCGTACCGGTGTCAATGCGGGCCTTCACGTTGACCAGTTCGCACCGCGCTTGTCCTTCTTCTGGGCTATCGGCAAAAACTACTTCATGGAAGTGGCGAAGATGCGTGCGGCTCGTATGTTGTGGGCTAAGATTATTAAAAGCTTCGGCTCTGAAAATCCTAAATCCATGGCTCTTCGTACACATAGCCAGACATCCGGCTGGTCTCTTACGGAACAGGATCCGTTCAACAACGTGGCTCGTACATGTATGGAAGCGATGGGCGCCGCTTTGGGTCATACCCAGTCACTTCATACGAATGCGCTTGACGAAGCGATCGCATTGCCTACGGACTTCTCGGCGCGTATTGCGCGTAATACTCAACTTTACATCCAGGATGAAACGAAGGTATGTAAGGTTATCGACCCATGGGGCGGCTCCTACTATGTAGAAGCGTTGACCGACGAATTGATTCGTCGCGCCTGGGGTCACATTCAGGAAATCGAATCCCTCGGCGGTATGGCGAAAGCTATCGACACAGGGCTTCCTAAGATGCGTATCGAAGAAGCCGCCGCACGTCGTCAGGCTCGTATCGACTCCGGTCGTGAAGCGATCATCGGCATCAACAAATATCGCTTAGATAAGGAAGATCCGTTGGATATTCTCGATGTAGATAATACGGCGGTACGTGAAGCGCAAATTCGTCGCCTTGAACAATTGCGCGCCAACCGCGATGAAGAAAAGGTTCAATCCTGTCTCGAAGCGATTACGAACGCTACGGAATCGGGCGAAGGCAACTTGCTTGCCCTTGCGCTTGAAGCGGCCCGTGCCCGTGCATCCCTGGGCGAAATTTCCTTTGCCGTTGAAAAGGTGTGCGGCCGTCATAAAGCGGTTATCCGTTCCATCTCCGGCGTATACTCCAGCGAATTTGAAGATGACGATGTGATCAGGGAAGTACGTCAGATGGCGGATGATTTTGAAGAAATCGAAGGTCGTCGTCCTCGTATCATGATTGCCAAGATGGGTCAGGACGGTCATGATCGCGGCGCGAAAGTAATTGCTACATCCTTCGCGGATATGGGCTTTGACGTGGATATCGGACCTTTGTTCCAGACTCCGGAAGAAACAGCTCAGGATGCGGTGGATAATGACGTTCATATTGTCGGATTCAGTTCTCTTGCGGCGGGGCATAAAACATTGTTGCCTCAACTTGTAGAGGAACTCAACAAGCGGGGCCGTGGAGATATTTTGGTTGCCATCGGTGGCGTAATCCCTGCTCAGGACTATGAATTCCTACGCGAACATGGCGCAGTGGCTATCTTTGGACCCGGTACAGTTTTGCCGGTAGCGGCGAAAAAATTATTGGAAACCTTGAGCAGCCACGTTCAGGAAGAGTCTAATGACTGA
- the purB gene encoding adenylosuccinate lyase, giving the protein MIPRYTREEMGHIWSERNEFDTMLLVETLASEAQAELGVIPKEAAKIIRDKGNFDVERIHEIEKETNHDIISFVTAVGEYVGPEAAKYIHLGLTSTDVKDTALGYMMKQACDILLADLRKLHDVLRRRAAEFKHTPMIGRTHGIHGEPTTFGLKLTLWMAEVERDIERLEHARKNVAVGKLSGAVGTYSNIDPFVEQYVCEKLGLEPVKIATQVVQRDRHAELISTIAVIGGTLDKIALEIRHLQRTEVREAEEYFSPKQKGSSAMPHKRNPITCERICGLARLLRGYAQSAYEDQALWHERDISHSSVERVILPDATITLNYMLHLTTRTIDKLLVYPETMLRNLNLTGGLVFSQTILTHLVDKGAVRDEAYRWVQKYAMERWLEGKDFATGLKSDENIRKYMTDEEIDACFDPYKLLKHVDTIMARFGL; this is encoded by the coding sequence ATGATACCACGTTATACACGAGAAGAAATGGGCCATATTTGGAGCGAACGCAACGAGTTCGATACGATGCTGCTGGTGGAAACACTGGCATCCGAAGCGCAGGCGGAGCTCGGCGTTATTCCTAAAGAGGCGGCGAAAATCATTCGGGATAAGGGCAATTTCGACGTTGAGCGTATTCATGAAATCGAGAAGGAAACGAACCATGACATCATTTCCTTCGTGACGGCAGTGGGCGAATACGTCGGCCCTGAAGCGGCTAAGTATATCCATCTCGGTCTTACATCTACCGACGTGAAAGATACGGCGCTCGGTTATATGATGAAGCAGGCGTGCGATATTCTGCTTGCCGATTTACGGAAACTGCACGATGTACTGCGCCGCCGCGCCGCTGAATTTAAACATACGCCGATGATCGGTCGTACTCACGGTATTCACGGCGAGCCTACCACATTCGGCTTGAAACTGACCTTGTGGATGGCGGAGGTGGAACGCGATATTGAGCGTCTGGAACATGCCCGTAAGAATGTAGCCGTCGGCAAGTTGTCCGGTGCGGTCGGAACGTACTCCAATATCGACCCGTTCGTGGAACAGTATGTATGCGAAAAATTGGGGCTTGAACCTGTGAAAATCGCGACGCAGGTGGTGCAGCGTGATCGCCATGCGGAACTGATCTCCACCATCGCTGTCATCGGCGGCACCTTGGATAAAATCGCGTTGGAAATTCGTCATCTGCAACGTACGGAGGTTCGTGAGGCGGAGGAATACTTCAGTCCGAAACAGAAGGGATCCTCCGCGATGCCGCATAAACGCAATCCGATTACCTGTGAAAGAATCTGCGGCTTGGCCCGTCTGCTTCGCGGATATGCCCAATCCGCCTATGAAGACCAGGCGTTGTGGCATGAACGCGACATTTCTCACAGTTCCGTGGAACGCGTTATTCTGCCGGATGCGACGATTACACTGAACTATATGCTTCATTTGACGACACGTACCATCGATAAATTATTGGTATACCCTGAAACGATGCTCAGAAACTTGAACCTTACGGGGGGCCTCGTATTCAGTCAGACGATTTTGACGCATCTCGTCGATAAAGGCGCCGTTCGCGATGAAGCGTACCGCTGGGTTCAGAAATATGCGATGGAACGATGGCTTGAAGGTAAAGATTTCGCGACCGGTCTGAAATCCGATGAAAATATCAGGAAATATATGACCGATGAAGAAATCGACGCGTGCTTCGATCCGTATAAGCTTCTGAAACATGTAGATACCATCATGGCGCGGTTCGGGTTATAA
- a CDS encoding TetR/AcrR family transcriptional regulator, whose protein sequence is MIHSNIPVTDKQNTKQCIKCAFLKLLQTQSFTKIRITSICTEAHITRSTFYFHYTDIYALLHDIIDDALILVNSISNYECQGMMKNLVELLKSDDPYILMHHAEQLPPCHRLIHIPEYHALFTDITIAPLVTDRIYEAEKPKIVPTIMKENDLSEEDASLIFRFIVSGTLAINQLMSVHNRREWYAKQANVLRFILRGLQLL, encoded by the coding sequence ATGATACATTCTAACATACCAGTCACTGATAAACAGAATACAAAACAATGTATAAAATGCGCATTTTTAAAGCTGCTACAGACACAATCATTCACAAAAATCCGTATTACCAGCATCTGTACGGAGGCACATATTACACGATCCACATTCTATTTTCATTACACCGACATCTACGCTCTGCTGCACGACATCATCGATGACGCCCTTATTCTCGTCAACAGTATCTCCAATTACGAATGTCAGGGCATGATGAAAAATCTCGTCGAACTGCTCAAAAGTGATGATCCGTATATTTTGATGCATCATGCGGAGCAGCTGCCGCCATGTCACAGACTTATCCACATACCTGAATACCATGCCCTGTTTACCGACATCACGATTGCGCCGCTCGTTACGGACAGAATTTACGAAGCGGAAAAACCTAAAATCGTTCCCACCATTATGAAGGAAAACGATCTCTCTGAGGAAGATGCGTCCCTCATTTTCCGTTTCATTGTCAGCGGTACACTTGCCATCAATCAGTTAATGTCCGTCCATAACCGACGTGAATGGTACGCTAAACAGGCCAATGTACTGCGATTCATTTTAAGAGGACTGCAACTGTTATGA
- a CDS encoding type II toxin-antitoxin system HicA family toxin, with protein sequence MKDKDLLKLLQKNGWKDVRQRGSYHRLKKGDKVEVITVHGRDVPAGLLNAILKRTGLI encoded by the coding sequence ATGAAGGACAAGGATTTACTTAAGCTACTTCAAAAAAACGGTTGGAAGGATGTCCGGCAGCGCGGCAGTTACCACCGATTAAAGAAAGGTGATAAAGTGGAAGTAATCACGGTTCACGGAAGAGATGTACCCGCCGGATTATTAAACGCTATTTTAAAACGTACAGGACTGATATGA
- a CDS encoding type II toxin-antitoxin system HicB family antitoxin: MKFIYPAVIHDDGDGLWAEFPDLEYSSSTGATLTELLTNAQEAMELFILGALEDGGTLPEATSIRNLPCTKSTYPTLVQTDIDLAKNSRSVKKTLTIPAWLNERALAKNLNFSQILQEALVEKTM; this comes from the coding sequence ATGAAATTTATATATCCTGCTGTTATCCATGATGATGGCGACGGTTTATGGGCTGAATTTCCCGATTTGGAATACTCCAGCAGCACAGGGGCAACGCTGACAGAGCTATTAACAAATGCTCAGGAAGCAATGGAATTATTCATCTTAGGTGCACTTGAGGATGGCGGAACTCTGCCTGAAGCCACTTCCATTCGCAATTTACCGTGTACAAAATCCACCTATCCTACACTCGTGCAAACGGATATCGATTTAGCTAAAAACAGCAGATCAGTAAAGAAAACGCTGACCATTCCGGCATGGTTGAATGAACGCGCATTAGCCAAAAACCTTAACTTTTCACAAATTCTACAGGAGGCCCTCGTAGAAAAGACAATGTAA
- a CDS encoding CAAX protease yields MSSLNRKERRAQRSESDTTGTILRLFFGLSFIGLAVVLFGEFDINYSFSIFTADILVSLLYVMLNKSRISTSLAVHTNVRVIIAFLIMLITMFFYAFALWRADQFSTPMQVTLFIGGAIVYTAVYNSTKTIFTNQ; encoded by the coding sequence ATGTCGTCGTTAAACAGAAAAGAACGCCGCGCTCAGCGCAGCGAATCAGATACTACGGGCACTATCCTGCGTTTATTCTTCGGACTCAGTTTTATCGGCTTGGCCGTTGTACTCTTTGGCGAGTTCGATATAAACTATAGTTTCTCCATCTTTACAGCGGATATTCTCGTATCCTTACTCTACGTTATGCTGAATAAATCCCGCATCAGCACATCCCTCGCGGTACACACGAATGTGCGCGTTATCATCGCCTTCCTCATCATGCTCATCACCATGTTCTTTTACGCATTCGCATTGTGGCGTGCCGATCAGTTCAGCACACCGATGCAGGTGACGCTCTTTATCGGCGGCGCTATCGTATATACGGCGGTATACAATTCAACTAAGACAATATTTACCAATCAATAA
- a CDS encoding MFS transporter, producing the protein MKSTVRKYAPPIFHCINDFGQGSLAALLPFFIANFGLNYYQAATVIFCNTVVASIAQPGLGYVADRWRVPWFIPLGFTVCLVSISAISMAAGYEMILFLSLMAGIGAALFHPEAALLVKRTQSHEIGNAMGRFAVGGSAGFALGPLIAGGVYIFGLNYLWIFTVIALLGTGLYCYAFTGDYESSLTRKSDRPVDSSAVNDWRSFGKLFFIIASRSILFSVLSIFIPILYITVINGAPETSSLALTAYFALGGVLTYVGGRLSDRIGFLKTVKLGYIVFLPSILAFIYIPDMWGFFGAMIPMAFGVFSQYGPLTVLGQKYLAKNAGFASGVTLGLGITLGGLVSPYVGHLADLYGVQTALQILVPVGVVGLVMSFLLREP; encoded by the coding sequence ATGAAAAGTACTGTACGAAAATATGCACCTCCTATTTTCCACTGCATCAATGATTTCGGGCAAGGTTCGCTCGCGGCGCTGCTTCCGTTTTTCATTGCGAATTTCGGACTTAATTATTATCAGGCGGCTACCGTTATTTTCTGCAATACTGTAGTGGCGTCCATCGCCCAGCCTGGTCTGGGATATGTGGCGGACCGGTGGCGTGTGCCCTGGTTTATTCCGCTCGGTTTTACGGTTTGTCTCGTGTCCATCAGCGCCATTTCGATGGCTGCCGGCTATGAGATGATTCTGTTTCTGTCCCTCATGGCCGGTATCGGCGCCGCTCTGTTTCATCCGGAGGCGGCGCTTCTGGTCAAGCGTACGCAGTCTCATGAGATCGGTAATGCGATGGGACGCTTCGCGGTAGGCGGCAGCGCGGGGTTTGCGCTGGGTCCTCTCATTGCGGGCGGCGTTTATATCTTCGGTTTGAACTATTTGTGGATATTCACCGTCATTGCGCTTCTCGGCACGGGTCTTTACTGTTACGCCTTCACAGGTGATTATGAAAGCTCCTTAACTCGTAAAAGTGACCGCCCCGTCGACTCTTCTGCCGTTAATGACTGGCGGAGTTTCGGTAAACTGTTTTTTATTATCGCGTCACGGTCCATTCTGTTTTCCGTGCTGTCCATTTTTATTCCGATTCTGTATATTACGGTAATCAATGGCGCTCCCGAAACATCAAGCTTGGCATTGACCGCATATTTCGCTCTTGGCGGTGTTCTTACCTATGTGGGCGGCCGGTTATCCGACCGCATCGGTTTTCTGAAAACTGTTAAACTCGGCTATATCGTGTTCTTACCGTCCATATTGGCTTTTATTTATATTCCTGATATGTGGGGCTTTTTCGGGGCCATGATTCCGATGGCGTTCGGCGTGTTCTCTCAATACGGGCCGTTGACTGTGCTGGGGCAAAAGTATCTGGCTAAGAATGCCGGATTTGCATCGGGCGTCACGCTCGGGTTAGGAATTACTTTAGGCGGTCTTGTATCACCGTATGTAGGACATCTGGCGGATCTTTACGGTGTACAAACGGCATTGCAGATACTGGTGCCGGTCGGAGTCGTAGGTCTTGTTATGAGTTTCTTACTGCGGGAACCGTAA
- a CDS encoding MotA/TolQ/ExbB proton channel family protein, giving the protein MDSIIHLFSAGGFVMVPLFIFLVATWMIGVERVLLYRRFQRDLKAVTKSMEQQPSWVMLPTVVERDAEELGELLATPMRRARNYTALENRLQDVIGYVDERLKRGLGWLSMIVTMAPLLGLLGTVLGMIRAFAVVGGDIGAPTVITGGVSEALIATATGLTVAIIALGFHSYCAARVNDFINELEHACGAILDVYNEDSSV; this is encoded by the coding sequence ATGGACAGTATTATTCATTTATTTTCAGCAGGCGGATTTGTAATGGTTCCGCTATTTATTTTTCTCGTCGCGACATGGATGATCGGTGTGGAGCGTGTGTTGTTGTATCGCCGCTTTCAGAGGGATCTGAAAGCAGTCACGAAGTCTATGGAACAGCAGCCGTCGTGGGTGATGTTGCCGACCGTGGTGGAACGCGACGCCGAGGAGCTCGGTGAATTATTGGCGACGCCGATGCGTCGCGCCCGTAATTATACGGCGCTTGAAAATCGATTACAGGACGTTATCGGCTATGTGGACGAGCGATTGAAGCGCGGTCTCGGATGGCTCAGCATGATTGTAACGATGGCGCCGCTGCTTGGTTTATTGGGTACCGTGCTCGGTATGATTCGCGCCTTTGCCGTTGTAGGTGGCGACATCGGGGCCCCTACTGTCATTACCGGCGGCGTATCGGAGGCGCTCATTGCGACGGCGACGGGCCTTACGGTCGCCATCATAGCGCTCGGCTTTCACAGTTACTGTGCGGCGCGCGTAAATGATTTCATCAATGAATTGGAGCATGCGTGCGGGGCCATTTTAGACGTATATAACGAGGATTCATCCGTATGA
- a CDS encoding energy transducer TonB, translating to MLDTNYKKPFVIAVIISSLWTFAFGLSLQQMGGTGFGGDIMTEITFDVDSDGESFGTETGKVELHHADPAATDAAKGNTDNDKSAQEEKHTETVEPKQTAVNNLYSTPDVNTPKHMEWGYVRNTDSVNQSDEPVAEMQDGLTKSKEGESEQKSFGSFSRNKKNPNSGIYDGTNGNNLPDQESDLSFMSPVALGLLSRGLQEELKPTSERNATSFLKRVQEQARQSHLQGAVAVKVHFGESGEVVGTRIIDDKVAPAIKDEALRIVKHSGTIENNLGHPTTLTIPVVLGE from the coding sequence ATGCTGGATACGAATTATAAGAAACCGTTCGTCATCGCCGTCATTATCAGTTCCCTGTGGACCTTTGCGTTCGGCCTGTCTCTGCAGCAGATGGGAGGTACGGGCTTCGGCGGGGACATCATGACGGAAATCACCTTTGATGTCGACAGTGATGGTGAAAGCTTCGGTACTGAAACGGGCAAGGTGGAGCTTCATCATGCGGACCCGGCGGCTACCGATGCGGCAAAGGGCAATACCGATAATGATAAGTCGGCACAGGAGGAGAAACATACGGAAACGGTTGAGCCGAAACAGACCGCAGTGAATAATCTCTATTCGACGCCGGACGTTAATACGCCGAAACATATGGAATGGGGTTATGTGCGCAATACGGATTCCGTGAATCAGTCGGATGAGCCTGTAGCGGAGATGCAGGACGGGCTTACTAAATCGAAAGAAGGGGAGTCTGAGCAAAAATCCTTCGGTTCATTTTCCCGGAATAAGAAAAATCCAAATTCAGGAATTTATGACGGTACGAACGGGAATAATTTACCCGATCAGGAATCCGATCTATCCTTTATGAGCCCTGTGGCATTAGGACTGCTTTCACGAGGGTTACAGGAGGAATTGAAGCCGACATCGGAACGAAATGCGACGAGCTTTTTGAAACGTGTGCAGGAACAGGCCCGTCAATCGCATTTGCAGGGCGCCGTGGCGGTGAAAGTGCATTTCGGCGAGTCCGGCGAAGTGGTGGGTACGCGAATTATCGACGATAAGGTGGCGCCGGCCATCAAAGACGAGGCGCTTCGCATCGTGAAACACAGTGGCACCATTGAAAACAATTTAGGACACCCTACGACATTGACTATACCTGTCGTATTAGGCGAATAA
- a CDS encoding isochorismatase family protein has protein sequence MELYKNFDGKPPVIDVDDAVMLLIDHQSGLFQCINDMSFKRVRDHAVALAEVATMADIPVITTASLPQGPNGPLIPEIHEAAPHAVYVPRRGEINSWDCPEFVEAVKATGRKTLIIAATVTSVCLAFPAIAAVNEGYRVFVIPDASGTYSKMAQEVSTLRMMQAGCVPIDTAAVLAEIQKTWKRPDDQAWAKVWTRIFTNYELLLESYAKAKQVTEDHEVWDTNRP, from the coding sequence ATGGAACTATATAAGAATTTTGACGGAAAACCGCCGGTAATTGACGTTGATGATGCGGTAATGCTGCTTATCGATCATCAAAGCGGATTGTTCCAATGTATTAACGATATGTCTTTCAAACGTGTACGCGATCATGCTGTCGCATTGGCGGAAGTGGCGACGATGGCCGACATCCCGGTTATCACAACCGCATCCTTACCGCAGGGCCCCAATGGTCCGTTGATTCCTGAAATCCACGAAGCCGCCCCTCATGCCGTATATGTACCTCGCCGCGGTGAAATCAATTCCTGGGATTGCCCTGAATTCGTAGAAGCTGTAAAAGCGACCGGCAGAAAAACACTTATCATTGCCGCCACCGTGACCAGCGTATGCTTGGCATTTCCGGCAATTGCGGCTGTTAATGAAGGTTATCGCGTATTTGTGATTCCTGATGCTTCCGGGACATATTCCAAAATGGCGCAGGAAGTATCTACACTTCGTATGATGCAGGCCGGTTGCGTACCTATCGATACCGCTGCAGTACTGGCGGAAATTCAGAAAACCTGGAAACGCCCTGATGATCAGGCGTGGGCAAAAGTCTGGACCCGTATCTTTACAAATTATGAATTACTGCTTGAAAGTTATGCGAAAGCTAAGCAGGTTACGGAAGATCATGAGGTATGGGATACAAACCGTCCGTAA